In the genome of Streptomyces violaceoruber, the window CGGAAGGCTCACGCTCCGTGCCATACGGTGGTGATGTTGCAGAACTCGCGGATTCCGTGCCCGGACAGCTCACGCCCGTAGCCCGACCGCTTGACCCCGCCGAACGGGAACGCCGGGTGGGACGCCGTCATCCCGTTCACGTACACGCCGCCCGCCTCCAGGTCCCGGACGAAACGGTCCACGTCCGCGTCGTCGCGCGTCCACACGTTCGAACTGAGCCCGAAGTCCGTGTCGTTGGCGATCAGCACCGCCTCGTCCAGGTCGGCCGCCCGGTAGAGCGTGGCGACCGGTCCGAAGGCCTCCTCGCGGTGGATGCGCAGCTCGCGGGTGACGTCCGCCAGGACGGTCGGCGGGTAGTACCAGCCGGGCCCGTCCGGACGTTCGCCGCCGCACAGCACGCTCGCGCCGCCGCGCACCGCGTCGTCGACCAGCTCCACCAGGTCGTTCAGGCCCTGCTCGCTGGAGAGCGGGCCGACCTCGGTCTCCTCGTCCATCGGGTCGCCGACCTTCAGCGCCCGCATGCCCTCGGTGAAGCGCTGGGCGAAGGCGTCGTAGACGTCCGTGTGCACGATGAACCGCTTGGCGGCGATGCACGACTGACCGGCGTTCTGGGTGCGCGCGGTCACCGCCACCTCCGCGGCCCGTTCGACGTCGGCGGACGGCATGACGACGAACGGGTCGCTGCCGCCCAGCTCGAGCACCGTCTTCTTGATCATCTCCCCGGCCGTGGCGGCCACCGCGCGGCCCGCGGGTTCGCTGCCGGTGAGGGTGGCGGCCCGTACCCGTTCGTCGCGCAGGACGTCGTCGACCTGGGCGGAACCGATGAGGAGCGTCTGGAAGCAGCCCTCGGGGAAGCCCGCCCGGTGGAACAGGTCCTCCAGGTAGAGGGCGGTCTGCGGCACGTTCGAGGCGTGCTTGAGCAGCCCGACGTTGCCCGCCATCAGCGCGGGCGCCGCGAACCTGATCACCTGCCAGAGCGGGAAGTTCCACGGCATCACCGCGAGCACCGGGCCGAGCGGCCGGTAGCGGACCAGGGCCCGGGAGGCGCCGGAGTCCTTCACGTCGGCCTCGGCGGGCTCCTCGTCGGCCAGCAGCTCCGCCGCGTGGTCGGCGTACCAGCGCATCGCCTTGGCGCACTTGGCCGCCTCCGCGCGGGCCTGCTTCACCGGCTTGCCCATCTCCGTGGTGATGACTTTCCCGATCTCCTTCTGATCGGCCTCGAGAAGGTCGGCGGCGCGGCGCATCAGCCCGGCCCGCTCGTAGAACCCCGTGGTCCGGTAGGTGCGGAAGGTGGCCTCCGCGAGCTCGATCCGGCGCTCGATCTCCTCCTCGCCCATGGCCTCGTACGTCCTGAGCGTCTCGCCGTTCGCCGGGTTCACCGTCGCGATGGGCATGGCCGACCTCCCTGGGTGCCTTCGTGCTTCGACCTTGGCGCGCGGCGCGGGGTGCCGCAACGCGGACGGGTCCCGCAGGTGGGTGCCGCGGTCCGCCGCGCGTCCGGAAGCCGCCGTCCGTCGTCGCCTCTCGTCAGTGCGAGTGCTCAGCCAGCCGGTCGAGAAACGCGGCCTGCGCCTTCACGATCACCTCGCGGGCCCGGTCGAGGCCGAACCACGCCACCCGGTCCAGTTCGGGGAACTCCTCGGTCCGCCCCGACCTCGGCGGCCACTCCATGCGGAAGGTGCCGGGCACGACCGTCGCCGGATCGAGGTCGGCCGCCACGGCCCAGACCGTGACGAGCTTCCCGCCCGCTTGGCGCACCTCGCCGAGCGGGACGGCCTCGCCCTCGGGCGGCGGCAGCCCCAGCTCCTCCTCGAACTCCCGCCGGGCCGCCTCCCAGGCCGGCTCCCCGGAGTCGTACTCGCCCTTGGGGACGGTCCACGCCCCGGCGTCCCGGCGGCTGTAGAACGGGCCGCCCATGTGGCCGAGGAGCACCTGGAGCCCCCCGCCGGGAGCGCGCCGGTGCAGCAGCAGGCCCGCGCTGCGCCTCACGGGGCCACCCCGGGGTGGGCGGCGAGCAGGGTGTCCACGGTGTCCGCGTCCTCGGGGCGTTTGTCCTCGCGGTAGCGGACCACGCGCGCGAAGCGGAGGGTGACGCCGGCCGGGTAGCGGGTGGAGCGCTGGAGGCCGTCGTAGGCGATCTCGACGACGAGCTCGGGGCGTACGGTCACGCCCCAGCCGTGCTCCTCCACGGCCAGCTCCTTCAGGCGCTCGGTCTGCCAGGTCAGCAGCGCGTCGGTCATGCCCTTGAAGGTCTTGCCGAGCATCGCGAAGGAGCCGTCGGCGGTGCGGGCGCCCAGGTGGAGGTTGGAGAGCTTGCCGGTGCGGCGGCCGTGGCCCCACTCGGCGGCCAGCACCACCAGGTCGAGCGTGTGGACCGGCTTGACCTTCAGCCAGGACGCGCCGCGCCGTCCCGCGCTGTAGGCGGCGTCGAGCCCCTTGACGACGACGCCCTCGTGCCCGCGCGCCAGCGTCCGGGCGAGGAACTCCTCCGCCGCACCGGTGTCCTCGGGGCCGTGCACCAGAGTGCGCCGTACCCGCAGGGGCTCGGGGACCAGCCGCGCCAGCTCCGCGTGCCGTTGGGTCAGCGGCAGGTCGAGCAGGTCGCGGCCGTCGACGGAGAGTACGTCGAAGAAGACCGCGGAGACCGGGACCGCCCGCGCGGCCGTGGCCACGTCGGTGCGGGAGCCCACCCGGCCGGCGGTCTCCTGGAAGGACCGGGGGCGGCCGCCCGCGTCGAGGGAGATCGCCTCGCCGTCCAGGATGAACCGTTCGCCGGGCAGCGCGAGGGCCGCGTCGGTGACCTCCGGGAGCCGGTCGGTGATGTCGTCCAGCGTGCGGGTGTAGATCCGCACGGTGCCGCCGTCCCGGTGCACCTGGACGCGGATGCCGTCCAGCTTCTCCTCCACCGCGGCGGCGCCCAGTTTGCCGACCGCCTCGGCGACCGAGGACGCGCTGTGCGCCAGCATCGGCAGCACCGGCTGCCCCACGGTGAGCCGGAACCGGTCGAGGGCGCCGGGTCCGTCGGCCAGCAGGGCTTCGGCCACGGTCTGGAGCGACCCCGCGAGCATCACCGCCCGCCGCACGTCCGCCGGGGGAGCGTCCGTCGCCGCGGCCAGGCCCTCGACGGCGGCCGCGTCCAGGGCGCCCTGGCGGACCTCCCCGGTGAGCAGCCCGATCAGGAAGCGCTGCTCGTCCTCCGTGGCGGCGCCCATCAGCTCGCCGACCAGCCGGGTCCGCTCGGCCTGCGAACCGGCGCCGGAGACCGCGCCGACCCGGGTGAGACGGGCGTCCACGTCACGTACGGTCAGGGTCGGTGCGTCCGCGGGCGGCACGCGGCGGCTCAGCACCTTCCAGCCGACGCCGATCCGGCCCTGCGGGAGCCGTCCCGCCAGGTACGGGATGACGACCGGCACGTCCGCCGCCTCCGCCTCACGGAACAGCTCCGCGAGCAGGACGGTCTTCCGGGACCGCGCCGACGTGGCCGCGACCTCCCGGGACACCTGGGCCAACCGGGCAAGCAGCATGCAGTCATGGTGCACCGGAGCGGGCGGGCGTACACCCCGCGGCGTCCGCGCGCGTCCGCGTACGCCCTTCCCGGGTGCTCCGCGGTGCCCTCACTCCGCGAGGGCGGCGTCCAGGTCCGACATGATCAGGTCGCCGACGACCGCCGACGCCGCGCGGTACCCGCCGCTGGCCGCGTGGACGACCTGCTCGGCGAAGCCCATCGCGTTGCCCGCGGTCCACACGCCCGGCACGCTGGTCCGGCCCGTCGGGTCCACCACGGGGTAGGCGCCGAACGGCGTCTCCTGCAACTCCGCCCCCAGCCGCTCCATCAGGCCGGTCTGCGGCACCGCCTTCGGGGCGACGAACACCACCGTGCGGTCGTGCGCCGTGCCGTCCGCCAGCCGCACCCCGGTCAGCCGGTCGTCCTCGACCCGCAGGGCGGCCACCTCGCCGGGCACCACCTTGACCCCGGCCGCGGCGAGCCGACGCAGGTCGTCGTCGGACAGCTCCCGCTCGGCGACCGTGTGCAGGAAGAGCGTCACGTCGTCCGACCAGCCGGACACCATCAGGGCCTGGTGCACGCTGAGCGGGCTCGAGGCCAGGACGCCGAAGCGTTCGTCCCGCACCTCCCAGCCGTGGCAGAACGGGCAGTGCAGCACGTCCCGGCCGTACCGCTCGGCGACCCCGGGCACGGCCGGCAGCTCGTCCCTGAGACCGGTGGTGACGATCAGCCGGCGGGCGTGCACGGTGTCCCCGCCGGCCAGCTCCACCGCGAAGTCTCCGTCCCTGGACACGTCCACCGCGCGGTCGCGGACCAGGTCCACCCCGTAGCGGGCGATCTCCTCCCGGCCGAGGGCCAGGAACTCGGCGGGGGACATGCCGTCCCGGGTCAGGTAGCCCTGCATGTGGTCCGAGGGCGCGTTGCGCGGCTCACCGGCGTCGACCACCAGGGTGCGCAGCCGGGAGCGGCCCAGGACGAGCGCGGCGGAGAGCCCGGCCGCGCCGCCGCCGACGACCACCACGTCGTACCTCCCGGACGGGTCCTTCGGATCCTTCAGGTTCGTGTTCTGGGTCATGGTGACCACCTCCACGTAGAAGGTCGCTCGGATCCCACGGTATTGACAAATATGTTTGCCGGAACTGCAATAAATGCATGACGACCCCAGACGACGTCCTCGCCGGTGTCGGGCCGAGGCTCCGCCAGGTGCGCAAGGAGCGGGAGGTGACCCTGGCCGCGCTGTCCGAGGCGACCGGCATCTCGGTGAGCACCCTGTCGCGGCTGGAGTCGGGCCTGCGCAGACCGAGCCTCGAACTGCTGCTGCCGATCGCCCGGGCCCACCAGGTGCCGCTGGACGAACTGGTCGGCGCGCCACCGGTCGGCGACCCCCGGGTGCGTGCCAGGCCCGTAGTGCGCCACGGCCGCACCCACTGGCCGCTCACCCGCCAGGCGGGCGGCCTCCAGGCGTTCAAGGTGCTGGAGCCCCAGCGCCGGGAGGAGCCGGACCCGCGCACCCACGAGGGGTACGAGTGGCTGTACGTCCTCTCGGGGCGGCTGCGGCTCGTGCTCGGCGAGCACGACGTGGTGCTGTCGGCGGGGGAGGCCGCGGAGTTCGACACGCGGGTGCCGCACTGGTTCGGGTCGACGGGGGAGGGGCCGGCCGAGTTCCTCAGCCTCTTCGGCCCGCAGGGGGAGCGGATGCACGTACGGGCGCGGCCCGCGCAGGCGTGACCCCGCACCCTGTTCCCTGATCGGCAAGCGACCGCTTAGTATGCGGAGGACCCGGTCGGACGACGCAGTCGGTGGAGGCCCCGCATGCAGGCATGGCAGGTGCACGAGAACGGCGAGCCGGGCGAGGTGATGCGCCTCGCGGACGTGGCGCCGCCGACGCCCGGCGAGGGTCAGGTCCTGCTGAGGGTCCGCGCCGCGAACATCAACTTCCCGGACGCCCTGATGTGCCGCGGGCAGTACCAGGTCCGGCCGCCGCTGCCGTTCACGCCGGGCGTGGAGATCTGCGGCGAGACCGAGGAGGGGCGCCGCGTCATCGCCAACCCCGCGCTGCCGCACGGCGGCTTCGCCGAGTACGCCCTCGCCGACGCCCGGGCCCTGCTGCCCGCGCCGGACTCCCTGGACGACGCCGAGGCGGCCGCTCTGCACATCGGCTACCAGACCGGCTGGTTCGGCCTGCACCGCCGGGCCCGGCTGGAAGCCGGCGAGACCCTGCTCGTCCACGCCGCGGCGGGCGGCGTCGGCAGCGCCGCCGTGCAGCTCGGCAAGGCGGCCGGCGCCACCGTGATCGGCGTCGTCGGCGGCTCGCAGAAGGCGGCCGTCGCCCGCGAGCTGGGCTGCGACGTGGTCGTCGACCGGCATGCCGAGGACGTCGTCGCGGCCGTGAAGGAGGCCACCGGCGGCCGGGGCGCCGACGTGATCTACGACCCCGTGGGCGGCCAGGCCTACGCCCAGTCCGCCAAGGTCGTCGCCTTCGAGGGCCGGATCGTCGTCGTCGGCTTCGCCAGCGGCACGATCCCCAGCCCGGCACTCAACCACGCGCTGGTGAAGAACTACGCGATCCTCGGCCTGCACTGGGGCCTGTACAACACCAAGGACCCGAAGCTGGTCCGGCACTGCCACGAGCAGCTCACCGAGCTGGCGGCGCGGGGCGCGATCAAGCCGCTGGTGAGCGAGCGGGTGCCGCTCGCCGACGCCGCCGACGCCGTGCAGCGCGTCGCCGACGGCAGGACGACCGGCCGCCTGGCCGTCGTACCGGAGAACCTGGACAAGGGAGCCGCCGCATGACCGACGCAGCGGAACTGCGCGACCGTACGCGCGAGTTGCTCGCCGCGCACCCACCGGCCGACACGGACCGCCTGGACTTCCTCCGGGCCCGCTTCGACGCCGGACTGGCCTGGGTGCACTACCCGCAGGGGCTCGGCGGCCTCGGTGCCCCACGCGCCCTCCAGGCCGTCGTGGACGCCGAGCTGGCGGCCGCGGGCGCCCCCGACAACGACCCCCGCCGCATCGGCATCGGCCTCGGCATGGCCGCCCCGACCATCCTCCAGTACGGCACCGAGGAGCAGAAGCGCCGGCTGCTGCGCCCGCTGTGGACCGGCGAGGAGGTCTGGTGCCAGCTCTTCAGCGAGCCGGGCGCCGGATCCGACCTGGCCGCTCTCGGCACGCGCGCGGTACGGGACGGCGAGGACTGGGTCGTCAACGGGCAGAAGGTGTGGACCTCCAGCGCGCACCTCGCCCGCTGGGCCATCCTCATCGCCCGCACCGACCCGGACGTGCCCAAGCACCGGGGCATCACCTACTTCGTGTGCGACATGACCGACCCCGGCGTCGAGGTGCGGCCGCTGCGCCAGATCACCGGCGAGGCCGAGTTCAACGAGGTGTTCCTCACCGACGTCCGCATCCCCGACTCCCGCCGGCTCGGCGAGGTCGGCGACGGCTGGCGGGTCGCGCAGACCACGCTGAACAACGAACGCGTCGCCATCGGCGGCACGCCGATCCCCCGCGAGGGCGGCATGATCGGCAAGATCGCCGAGACCTGGCGGGAACGCCCCGAACTGCGCACCCACGACCTGCACCAGCGGCTGCTCGGCCTGTGGGTCGAGGCCGAGGTCGCCCGCCTCACCGGTGTACGCCTGCGCCAGCAACTGGCGGCCGGGCAGCCCGGCCCCGAGGGCGCCGGCATGAAGCTGAACTTCGCCCGGCTCAACCAGGAGATCAGCGGTCTGGAGGTGGAACTCCTCGGCGCGGAGGGCCTGCTCTACGACGACTGGACCATGCGCCGCCCCGAACTGGTCGACTTCACCGGCCGCGACGCCGGATACCGCTACCTGCGGTCCAAGGGCAACAGCATCGAGGGCGGGACCAGCGAGGTCCTGCTGAACATCGTCGCCGAGCGCGTCCTCGGCCTGCCCGCCGAGCCGCGCACCGACAAGGACGTCGCATGGAAGGACCTCGCCCGATGAGCGCACAGCCGGAACCCGCCCTGCTCCTCTCGGAGGAGGAAGAGGCGCTGCGCGCCGCCGTCCGGGACCTGCTCACCGACCACTGCGACCCGGCGGGCGTCATCACCCGCACCGAGTCGGCCGCCCGCCACGACGTGTCGCTGTGGAAGGCCCTCGCCGGCTCGATGGGCCTCGCCGGCCTGCTGATCCCGGAGGAACTGGGCGGGCAGGGCGCCACCCACCGCGAAGCCGCCGTGGTCCTGGAGGAACTGGGCCGCGCGGTCGCACCGGTGCCGTACCTGACGAGCGCCGTCGTCGCCACCGAGGCGCTGCTTGCCTGCGGGGCGGACGACCTGCTCGGCGAGCTGGCGTCCGCCACCACCGTCGCCGTGCTCGCCGTCGGGCTGCACGTCGCACCGGGCGGCGCCGCCCCGCGGGTGCGGCTCGAAGGGGGCGCGCTGCACGGGGAACTGACCGGCATCGCCGACGCGTCCGTCGCCGACGTGCTGCTCGTGCCCGCGGACGACGGGGGCCTGTATGCGGTCGCCGCCGCGGACGCCGCGGTCACCGGGCAGGTGTCGCTCGACTCCACCCGGCCGCTGGCGCGCGTGACCCTCGACGGCGCCCCGGGGCGTCGCCTCGGTGACGCGGAACCGGCCGTACGCCGTGCCCTGCGGGCCGGTGCCGGGCTGCTCGCCGCCGAACAGCTGGGCCTGGCCGACTGGTTGCTGACCGAGACGGTCCGCCACCTCAAGGAACGCAAGCAGTTCAACCGCCAGGTCGGCGGCTTCCAGGCGCTCAAGCACCGGCTGTCCCGGCTGTGGCTGGAGGTGGCCGGCCTGCGCGCCGCGGCCCGGAACGCGGCCGACGCCCTGGCGACCGGCGCGGACACCGACGTGGCCGTCGCCGTGGCCCAGGCGTACGCGGCCCAGGTCGCCGTGCACGCCGCCGAGGAGGCGCTGCAACTGCACGGCGGCATCGGCATGACCTGGGAACACCCGGTCCACCTGTACCTCAAGCGGGCCAAGGCCGACTCGATCGCCTACGGAGCGCCGGGCACCCACCGCGCGGCGCTGGCCGAACTGGTCGACCTGCGGGCACCCTGACGCACCCGCCCGCGCGCGAGTGCGCCCGGTGGCCCGCTCCGGTGAGGTGAACGACCGAAGTGAACGACCGGCGGCGGTCCGGCCAACTCACCGCACGGCTCTGCTCCCCGGGGCCGTCGGGACCCCATACTCACAGGCGTCCCGTACGGCACTTCCAGGGAGGCAGAGCATGGCCCTCACCACCCGACGCAGAGCCCTCACCACTCTCGGCGCCGCCCTCGCGGGCGCGGTCGCCCTGCCCGCCGGTACCGCGCTGGCGTCCCAGGGCGGGCACGGACCGCGCCCGCTGTGGCGTGCGCACGCCCACAACGACTACGAGCACCCCCGGCCCCTCCTCGACGCCCTCGACCACCGCTTCGGCAGCGTCGAGGCCGACATCTACCTGGTCGGCGGCCAACTCCTGGTCGCCCACGACCCCGAGGACCTCGACCCGTCCCGCACCCTGGAGTCGCTCTACCTCGACCCGCTCGCCGCCCGCGTCCGCGCGCACCACGGCCGGGTCTACCGACGGGACCGCGGCTCCCTGCAACTCCTGATCGACATCAAGACCGAGGGTGAGGCGACCTACCTCGAACTCGACCGCCGACTGCGCCGCTACAAGCACCTGTTCACCTCCTACGCCCACGGGCGGGTCTTCCCGGGCGCCGTCACGGCCGTCGTCTCCGGGGATCGGGCGGCCCGTGCGCCGATGGCGGCCCAGCGCAGCCGCCGCGCCTTCTACGACGGCCGCCTCACCGACCTCGGCACCGTGGCACCGGCCTCGTTCGTCCCGCTGATCAGCGACAACTGGACGCTCAACTTCACCTGGCAGGGCGTCGGCACCTTCCCGGCCGCCGAGCGGCGCAGGCTGCGGGACATCGTGGGCGCGGCGCACGCGCGCGGGCAGCGAGTGCGCTTCTGGGCCACGCCGGATGCGGCGGGTCCGGCGCGGGACGCCGTGTGGGCCGAACTGCTCGCCGCCGGTGTCGACCACCTCAACACCGACGACCTCGCGGGCCTCGAAGCGTTCCTCGACGCGCACCGGGACGCGTAGGAAGCGTCTCAACACCACTCGTTCGGAGGACAGGTCAGCCGCCCGGACGAACCCTCCGCTACGCCACACTTACGGCCGAACGCCGCGAAGTGGACGTGGCGGAGGAGGTTGACGATGGCCGTTTCCATCTCTGTGGTGCTCTTGCTGTCCATCCTGGCGGTGCTCTTCTTGCGCAACGGCGGGCTGAAGGTCTCGCACGCCCTGGTGTGCCTGCTGCTCGGCTTCTACCTGGCGAGCACGAGCATCGCCCCGACCATCAACAGCGGACTGACCGCCACGGCGGACATCGTGGGCAGCCTCAGACCGTAGGACGGCGGGGGTCGACGGCCTCGCCGGTCCGCGTGGTCCGGGCGGGGGGCGGGGGCTCCGGTCGGCCGGGCAGCAGCAGGCACAGCGGGACGGCAAGAGCGGTGAGGACCGCCGACCACCAGAAGGCCCGGTCGAAGGCGCCGGCCAGGGCGCTCGGGCCGTGGGCGCCGGCAGCGGCGTGCTGCAGGACGACGGCGAGCAGGGCGATGCCCACGGAGCCGCCGATCTGCTGGGCGACGCGGGTGATGACACCCGCGTCCGGGATCTCCTGGTGCCGCAGCCCGACGTAGGCGGCGCCCATCGGCGCGATCATGGCGGCGCCGAGCGCGATGCCGCGGACGAACAGCGCGGCCATGAGCACGGCCCCGCCGGTGCCGGCGGTGACGAAGGCGAACGGGACCGTGGCCACGGCGACGAGAGTGAACGCGGTGACGGCGACCCGGCGGGGGCCGACGCGGTCCATGTACCTGCCCGCCAGGGCGCGTGCGAGCAGCGCCCCCACACCCTGCGGGATGAGCGCGAGCCCGGCGCCGAGGGCGTCCTCGCCGCGGACCTGCTGGAAGTACAGGGGCAGCAGCATCATCGGCCCGTACAGGGCGATGCCGCCCAGGAAGAGCAGGGCGGCGGAGGAGGCCACCGCGCGGTGGCGGAACAGCCGCAGATCGATCAGGGCACCGCCGGGACGGGTCAGGGACCGGGCCGTGAAGCCGCCGACCAGGGCGAGTCCGCCGAGCAGCGGCACGAGGACCGCGGCGCCGGTGGATCCGGCTCCGCCCTCTACCCGGGACAGGCCGTAGACCAGGGCGGCGACGCCCGGGCAGAGCAGGAGCAGGCCGACGACGTCCAGGCGGCCGCGGGGGCCGCCGGGCTCCGGCCGGTCGTCGGGGAGGTTCCGCAGGGCCAGCCATCCGCCGACGACGCAGAACGGGATGTTGACGAAGAACATCCAGCGCCAGTCGGCCAGATGCAGGACGAGGCCGCCGAGGACCGGGCCCAGGATCGGGCCCAGCGCGGTGGGCACCGTGATGATCGCCATGACCCTGCCCGGGTGGCTGCCCCTGGCCGCCTGCATGAGCAGCGTGGCCATGAGCGGCATCATGATGCCGCCCGCGAGGCCCTGGACGACACGGAAGACGATCAGACTCGTGGCGTTCCACGCCAGCGCGCTCAGGACCGAGCCGAGCAGGAAACCGCCCAGCGCCGCGATCCACAGCTGTCGGCCGCCGAAGCGCGCCTGGGCCCACACGGCGAGCGGGATGGTGACGAACACCGCCAGCAGGTAGCCGGTGCTCACCCACTGGACCGTGGCCAGCGGGGCGTCGAACGCCTTCGCCAGGTCGTCCAGCGCGACGCTGACGACGGTGGTGTCGAAGACGACTCCGAGCGCGCCCACGACGAGGGTGGCCCCAATGCGCCGGACGGCGGGGTCGACGCGATCGGGACGTGCTGCCGCGGACGCGGCCCCATGGGGGATGCTCACGAACCCCCACCTCCTTAAGATAGAGAATCCTTTCTTACTCTCCTCAGGGTAGGGAGATAGGATAAGAAAGGCAATTCTTTCTCACTGGAAGGAGGCGTCGGATGGCACAGCGGCGCCGCGGAGCGGCACTGGAGAAGGCACTCCTGGACGCGGCCTGGGGCGAACTCGCCGAGCGCGGCTACGCCCGGTTCACCATGGACGGCGTCGTCAGGCGCGCCGGCACCAGCCCGCCGGTGCTGTACCGGCGCTGGGCGCACCGCGACGAGCTGGCCAGGGCAGCCGTCGCCCATGTGCTGGAGGAAGCCCGCGTCGACACCCCCGACACGGGAACCCTGCGGGGGGACCTCCTCGCCCTCATGCGGGAGATCGGCACCGCCAACGCCCAGCTCGTCATCCTCATGTACGCGCACCTGGCCGGCTACTGCCAGGAGACCGGCACCAGCCCCGGCGAGCTGCTCGACGCGGCGCGCGGGAAGTCCGCGGACGCGCTCGCCGAGGTCTACGACCGGGCCGTCGCCCGCGGCGAGGCCAGGCCGGAACGGCTCACCGGGCGCGTCAGGTCTCTCCCCTTCGACCTGCTGCGCCAGGAGATCCTCGCGACCCTCGCGCCGGTCCCCGAGGACGTCGTCGAGGAGATCGTCGACACGATCTTCCTGCCCCTGGTGAGCTGACGGCCGAAGGAAGACAGGGTTCTAGACGTCCACGACGCGGGAGCGGATGAGGAAGCGCACTCCCTCGGGTGCCTCCAGGGAGAAGCCGCTGCCCCGGCCCGGGACCACGTCGACGATCAGCCGGGTGTGGCGCCACGCCTCGTACTGGCTGCGTGACATCCAGAACTCCACCGGTTCCTCGACGCCGTCGACGGCCAGCTCGCCGAGCAGGATGTCCGAGGCGCCGGTGCGGAACTCGCCGGCCGGATAGCACATGGGTGCGCTGCCGTCGCAGCAACCGCCGGACTGATGGAACATCAGCGGGCCGTGCGCCTCGCGGAGCCGCCGCAGCAGTAGGGACGCCTCGGGGGTCAGCTCGACGCGCGGGGTCTCCTCGTATGTGTCGCCCATACCGCACATGCCAGCACGGGGAACGTTGCGAGCGCGTTGCGCGGCACCTTGGCGGGGCGGCTCCCGCCTCCTCCGCCAGAAACCTCTTTTGACATACCTATCCGACCATATCTATTGTCTCCGGGTGACCGACTCCAGCACCCCTCGCCGGGACATCGACCGCATGGCCTCCGGGCTCGCGGCGTGCCTTCCCGTGCTGTACCGGGCGCTGGACCGGCAGGTCACCGCCCGGTACCCGCACCCCAAGCCCCCCGAGGGGCAGCTCGCCCTGCTGCGGTACGTCGCGCAGCACGAGGGCGTCACGGTGCGCGAGGCCGCCGAGGCCCTGCTGATGAAGCCGAACAACGTCAGTGCCCTGGTCTCCCAGCTCGTCGAGCAGGGTGACCTGGAGCGCCGGCGGGACAGCGCCGACAAGCGGGTCGCCCACCTCCACCTCACGGCCACGGCCCGTGAGCGGGTCTCCGAGGTGCGGGAACTGGAGACCGCGTTCATCCGCCACGCCCTGACCTCCCTCACCGAGGGCCAGCAGGGCGCGCTCGGCTCCGCCCTGGACGCCCTCGACGCGTTGACGCGGCATCTCC includes:
- a CDS encoding NADP-dependent succinic semialdehyde dehydrogenase, with the protein product MPIATVNPANGETLRTYEAMGEEEIERRIELAEATFRTYRTTGFYERAGLMRRAADLLEADQKEIGKVITTEMGKPVKQARAEAAKCAKAMRWYADHAAELLADEEPAEADVKDSGASRALVRYRPLGPVLAVMPWNFPLWQVIRFAAPALMAGNVGLLKHASNVPQTALYLEDLFHRAGFPEGCFQTLLIGSAQVDDVLRDERVRAATLTGSEPAGRAVAATAGEMIKKTVLELGGSDPFVVMPSADVERAAEVAVTARTQNAGQSCIAAKRFIVHTDVYDAFAQRFTEGMRALKVGDPMDEETEVGPLSSEQGLNDLVELVDDAVRGGASVLCGGERPDGPGWYYPPTVLADVTRELRIHREEAFGPVATLYRAADLDEAVLIANDTDFGLSSNVWTRDDADVDRFVRDLEAGGVYVNGMTASHPAFPFGGVKRSGYGRELSGHGIREFCNITTVWHGA
- a CDS encoding NUDIX domain-containing protein; this translates as MRRSAGLLLHRRAPGGGLQVLLGHMGGPFYSRRDAGAWTVPKGEYDSGEPAWEAARREFEEELGLPPPEGEAVPLGEVRQAGGKLVTVWAVAADLDPATVVPGTFRMEWPPRSGRTEEFPELDRVAWFGLDRAREVIVKAQAAFLDRLAEHSH
- a CDS encoding ATP-dependent DNA ligase — protein: MLLARLAQVSREVAATSARSRKTVLLAELFREAEAADVPVVIPYLAGRLPQGRIGVGWKVLSRRVPPADAPTLTVRDVDARLTRVGAVSGAGSQAERTRLVGELMGAATEDEQRFLIGLLTGEVRQGALDAAAVEGLAAATDAPPADVRRAVMLAGSLQTVAEALLADGPGALDRFRLTVGQPVLPMLAHSASSVAEAVGKLGAAAVEEKLDGIRVQVHRDGGTVRIYTRTLDDITDRLPEVTDAALALPGERFILDGEAISLDAGGRPRSFQETAGRVGSRTDVATAARAVPVSAVFFDVLSVDGRDLLDLPLTQRHAELARLVPEPLRVRRTLVHGPEDTGAAEEFLARTLARGHEGVVVKGLDAAYSAGRRGASWLKVKPVHTLDLVVLAAEWGHGRRTGKLSNLHLGARTADGSFAMLGKTFKGMTDALLTWQTERLKELAVEEHGWGVTVRPELVVEIAYDGLQRSTRYPAGVTLRFARVVRYREDKRPEDADTVDTLLAAHPGVAP
- a CDS encoding NAD(P)/FAD-dependent oxidoreductase, encoding MTQNTNLKDPKDPSGRYDVVVVGGGAAGLSAALVLGRSRLRTLVVDAGEPRNAPSDHMQGYLTRDGMSPAEFLALGREEIARYGVDLVRDRAVDVSRDGDFAVELAGGDTVHARRLIVTTGLRDELPAVPGVAERYGRDVLHCPFCHGWEVRDERFGVLASSPLSVHQALMVSGWSDDVTLFLHTVAERELSDDDLRRLAAAGVKVVPGEVAALRVEDDRLTGVRLADGTAHDRTVVFVAPKAVPQTGLMERLGAELQETPFGAYPVVDPTGRTSVPGVWTAGNAMGFAEQVVHAASGGYRAASAVVGDLIMSDLDAALAE
- a CDS encoding helix-turn-helix domain-containing protein — its product is MTTPDDVLAGVGPRLRQVRKEREVTLAALSEATGISVSTLSRLESGLRRPSLELLLPIARAHQVPLDELVGAPPVGDPRVRARPVVRHGRTHWPLTRQAGGLQAFKVLEPQRREEPDPRTHEGYEWLYVLSGRLRLVLGEHDVVLSAGEAAEFDTRVPHWFGSTGEGPAEFLSLFGPQGERMHVRARPAQA
- a CDS encoding NADPH:quinone oxidoreductase family protein, which encodes MQAWQVHENGEPGEVMRLADVAPPTPGEGQVLLRVRAANINFPDALMCRGQYQVRPPLPFTPGVEICGETEEGRRVIANPALPHGGFAEYALADARALLPAPDSLDDAEAAALHIGYQTGWFGLHRRARLEAGETLLVHAAAGGVGSAAVQLGKAAGATVIGVVGGSQKAAVARELGCDVVVDRHAEDVVAAVKEATGGRGADVIYDPVGGQAYAQSAKVVAFEGRIVVVGFASGTIPSPALNHALVKNYAILGLHWGLYNTKDPKLVRHCHEQLTELAARGAIKPLVSERVPLADAADAVQRVADGRTTGRLAVVPENLDKGAAA
- a CDS encoding acyl-CoA dehydrogenase, which translates into the protein MTDAAELRDRTRELLAAHPPADTDRLDFLRARFDAGLAWVHYPQGLGGLGAPRALQAVVDAELAAAGAPDNDPRRIGIGLGMAAPTILQYGTEEQKRRLLRPLWTGEEVWCQLFSEPGAGSDLAALGTRAVRDGEDWVVNGQKVWTSSAHLARWAILIARTDPDVPKHRGITYFVCDMTDPGVEVRPLRQITGEAEFNEVFLTDVRIPDSRRLGEVGDGWRVAQTTLNNERVAIGGTPIPREGGMIGKIAETWRERPELRTHDLHQRLLGLWVEAEVARLTGVRLRQQLAAGQPGPEGAGMKLNFARLNQEISGLEVELLGAEGLLYDDWTMRRPELVDFTGRDAGYRYLRSKGNSIEGGTSEVLLNIVAERVLGLPAEPRTDKDVAWKDLAR